The following are encoded together in the Weissella soli genome:
- the smc gene encoding chromosome segregation protein SMC codes for MKLKTLEISGFKSFANRTKIDFMPGITGVVGPNGSGKSNIIEAIRWVMGETSAKGLRGDKMVDVIFGGTDLRAPLNRAEVIITFDNTDHYLNSDFNEIQIARTLYRNGESKYQLNGKVVRLRDIHELFMDSGLGRESFSIISQGRVERIFSAKPEERRSIIEDVAGVFKYKQSKEKAEKELTTTVGNLQRVQDILYELEGRVEPLAEQAARAQDYVNAKNEYDRLDQMRLVVELTDAYSQQATVSQQVQMAEAASQRENAQLAEQMQTLNHFKVERADLENQRDHFNQKILTLTQQVERLTGEQKLAVERAANRSSVSQDLHQQMSRVNKRLAELTSHRVARQAEMTQATEQLETLQSELTKQAEQHPRQKLTLNEEAITDIRNQLVDAMQALTSAKNEQAYLAKTYQQNDAAANRLAIRLSSLNEKRVTQTAMIEELTQKKTVIDDRLTMIQNELLQQQAAGQTLTAQHKEARTVWLDALANVEKVTSRLQALQRVANNYDGFYQGVKHLMNAKSQFAGIRGVVAELISVEQNYALAIETALGGALQQVVVDQEATAQAAIKYLTQHRLGRVTFLPLSTIKARQLPPTQLQQMQQLPGFIGVASTLVTTEPAYTDIISNLLGVTVIVDNLDHAVQIGQAMQHRVRLVTLDGQVMNAGGSMTGGAARNSGNGLLSQQTELESLEKTLAASKRSATQLEAKVQDLDAQLTRATEAYTTQQNLVVSVTSEAQQIAADLSLAGNTLAQTEREYEALNYELRQSTNGSESHEAEVADNAATLANAQVTVDQLQGQLNTLNDQRAVLITHVNEADNHLTELKTQVAGLTANREALQVRYQDVLEQIASEETRLADLQSQLASLNTNPSNVQAKLQQQLTAVEEELTTAQTRLEVLQTQLTTMTEQITVMEVQVTSAQANQRETLTSLNDLSARQAEVRTQIQQMERALSENYALTYEAAQAGQTSVDLAALRTQLKLLKLTLADIGTVNLAAIDEYTEVKARYDFLTQQQTDLLAAQANLRETMSEMDAEVEMRFKTTFDHIATHFATIFQKMFGGGQAVLELTDPDHLLATGVDIKAQPPGKKFQQMSLLSGGEKALTAISLLFAILEVRPVPFAVLDETEAALDEANVDRFAHYLHEVNDRTQFIVITHRKGTMVNADVLYGVTMQEPGVSTMVSVNLENYVATT; via the coding sequence ATGAAGTTAAAGACATTAGAAATCAGCGGCTTTAAATCGTTCGCTAATCGCACAAAAATCGACTTTATGCCTGGTATCACAGGTGTCGTCGGCCCCAATGGGTCTGGAAAATCGAATATTATTGAAGCGATTCGCTGGGTGATGGGCGAGACTTCAGCTAAGGGGTTACGCGGTGATAAGATGGTCGATGTCATTTTTGGTGGTACCGATCTTCGTGCACCATTGAATCGGGCTGAAGTGATCATCACCTTTGATAATACTGACCACTATTTAAACTCAGACTTTAATGAAATTCAAATTGCCCGTACGTTATATCGCAATGGTGAGTCAAAATACCAGCTGAATGGCAAAGTTGTCCGTTTGCGCGATATTCATGAATTATTTATGGATTCCGGATTAGGGCGTGAGAGTTTTTCCATCATTTCACAAGGACGGGTGGAACGCATTTTCTCCGCCAAGCCAGAAGAGCGTCGGAGCATTATTGAAGATGTGGCGGGTGTGTTTAAGTACAAGCAAAGCAAGGAAAAAGCCGAGAAAGAGTTAACCACCACGGTTGGTAATTTACAGCGGGTTCAAGATATCTTATATGAACTCGAAGGACGGGTGGAACCGTTGGCAGAACAAGCCGCGCGGGCACAAGATTATGTCAATGCCAAAAATGAATATGACCGTCTGGATCAAATGCGGTTGGTGGTTGAATTGACGGATGCCTACTCCCAACAGGCCACTGTTAGCCAGCAAGTACAAATGGCGGAGGCTGCTAGTCAACGAGAAAACGCGCAGTTAGCTGAGCAAATGCAAACCTTGAATCACTTCAAAGTTGAACGGGCGGATTTAGAAAATCAACGCGATCATTTTAATCAAAAAATTTTAACTTTAACACAGCAAGTCGAACGGTTAACCGGTGAACAGAAGTTGGCGGTTGAACGAGCCGCGAACCGGTCATCAGTCAGCCAAGATTTGCATCAGCAAATGAGCCGCGTTAATAAGCGCTTAGCTGAGTTGACCAGTCACCGAGTAGCCCGGCAAGCTGAGATGACGCAGGCTACCGAACAGTTGGAAACATTGCAAAGTGAGTTAACTAAACAAGCCGAGCAACACCCACGGCAAAAGTTAACGCTGAACGAGGAGGCGATTACTGACATCCGTAATCAACTCGTTGACGCGATGCAGGCCTTGACTTCAGCTAAGAATGAGCAAGCCTATCTGGCCAAAACGTATCAACAAAATGATGCGGCGGCGAATCGTTTAGCCATCCGATTAAGTAGTTTGAATGAAAAACGGGTGACCCAAACGGCGATGATTGAGGAACTCACGCAAAAAAAGACCGTTATCGATGATCGGTTAACAATGATTCAAAATGAATTGTTACAACAGCAGGCGGCTGGCCAGACGCTGACCGCCCAGCACAAGGAGGCACGGACCGTCTGGTTGGATGCGTTAGCAAATGTCGAGAAAGTGACTTCACGATTGCAAGCTCTCCAGCGGGTGGCCAATAACTACGACGGGTTCTACCAGGGCGTCAAACATTTAATGAACGCAAAGAGTCAGTTTGCCGGTATTCGAGGTGTCGTTGCTGAGTTGATTAGCGTGGAACAAAACTACGCCTTAGCGATTGAAACAGCTTTGGGAGGTGCCTTACAACAAGTGGTAGTTGATCAGGAAGCCACTGCCCAAGCAGCAATCAAGTATTTGACGCAACATCGCTTAGGCCGGGTGACCTTTCTACCACTATCAACGATTAAAGCCCGCCAGCTACCGCCAACCCAATTGCAGCAAATGCAACAACTACCAGGATTTATCGGTGTCGCCAGCACATTAGTGACCACCGAACCTGCCTATACGGATATCATTAGTAATCTCCTTGGCGTGACCGTCATCGTTGATAATCTAGACCATGCCGTTCAAATTGGACAAGCGATGCAACACCGCGTCCGGCTGGTGACCTTGGATGGTCAGGTGATGAACGCCGGTGGTTCGATGACTGGTGGTGCAGCGCGCAATTCAGGAAATGGGTTGTTGTCACAACAGACGGAACTTGAGAGCCTTGAAAAAACGTTAGCTGCATCCAAACGTAGTGCCACACAATTGGAAGCAAAAGTGCAGGACTTGGATGCCCAGTTAACTCGAGCGACTGAAGCATATACGACCCAACAAAATCTGGTGGTGTCGGTGACTAGTGAAGCTCAACAGATCGCTGCCGATTTGAGCTTGGCAGGCAACACCCTGGCGCAAACTGAACGTGAATACGAGGCGTTAAACTATGAACTCAGACAGTCAACGAATGGCAGTGAATCACATGAGGCCGAGGTGGCCGATAATGCGGCGACACTGGCAAATGCGCAGGTCACCGTTGACCAGTTGCAGGGACAATTAAACACATTGAATGATCAACGGGCGGTGTTGATTACGCACGTTAACGAAGCCGACAATCACTTGACCGAGTTAAAAACGCAGGTGGCTGGCTTGACTGCAAATCGCGAAGCGCTGCAAGTCCGGTATCAAGATGTTTTGGAGCAAATCGCAAGCGAAGAAACGCGCTTAGCCGATTTGCAATCGCAATTAGCGAGTCTGAATACGAACCCAAGCAATGTCCAAGCGAAGTTACAGCAACAATTAACAGCGGTTGAGGAGGAGCTAACAACAGCTCAAACGCGTTTGGAGGTGTTGCAAACGCAATTAACAACCATGACGGAACAAATTACGGTCATGGAAGTTCAGGTGACTAGTGCACAAGCAAACCAACGTGAGACACTGACCAGTCTAAACGACTTGTCGGCCCGGCAAGCAGAAGTACGGACTCAGATTCAACAAATGGAACGTGCCCTGAGTGAGAACTACGCTCTCACGTATGAAGCGGCCCAGGCCGGCCAAACTAGCGTGGATTTGGCGGCTTTACGAACCCAATTGAAATTGCTTAAGTTGACGTTAGCTGATATTGGCACGGTTAACTTGGCGGCGATTGACGAGTATACTGAGGTTAAGGCACGTTATGATTTTTTGACCCAGCAACAAACGGATTTGTTAGCGGCCCAAGCTAATTTACGCGAAACGATGTCTGAAATGGATGCAGAAGTTGAAATGCGTTTCAAAACGACGTTTGATCACATTGCCACCCATTTTGCCACGATTTTTCAAAAGATGTTTGGCGGCGGACAAGCTGTTCTAGAATTAACTGACCCAGATCATCTCCTCGCGACTGGTGTGGATATCAAGGCCCAACCGCCGGGTAAGAAATTCCAACAAATGTCATTACTGTCTGGTGGTGAAAAAGCATTAACGGCGATTAGCTTGTTATTTGCTATCCTAGAGGTCCGACCAGTGCCTTTTGCGGTATTGGACGAAACTGAAGCAGCTTTGGATGAAGCGAATGTGGATCGATTCGCGCATTATTTGCATGAAGTGAATGATCGGACGCAGTTCATTGTGATTACGCATCGTAAGGGTACAATGGTAAATGCGGATGTATTATACGGGGTGACCATGCAAGAACCAGGTGTTTCAACGATGGTTTCGGTGAACCTTGAAAACTATGTTGCAACAACATAA
- the ftsY gene encoding signal recognition particle-docking protein FtsY, protein MGLFNSLKKIFTGENTQPAVVVEVLQPRVIETVVTPEPIIVETLTPRPGLAVPIELPVRDAPVTAATDQEATNPSAAAEVTEVTSATNLATGLTKTRKTWSQRWNEFMANFRSVDEDFFEDLEETLIKADVGAETAFKLTEELRQEAKLENAKSRDEVSRLVVEKLVAHYQTQGIGEDASMHFAPAGPTVILFVGVNGVGKTTTIGKLAARYKGEGKKVLLAAADTFRAGATQQLQEWGKRDGVEVIAGAAKADPASVVYDGVRAAIAQQADILFVDTAGRLQNNVNLMQELEKMKRIISRELPNEPSEVLLVLDATTGQNALQQAKLFKNSTDVTGIVLTKLDGTAKGGIVLPIRNELHLPVKWVGLGEQVGDLQPFAADDFAKSLFGDLLEN, encoded by the coding sequence ATGGGATTATTTAATTCATTAAAGAAAATTTTTACAGGTGAAAATACACAACCAGCTGTGGTTGTCGAGGTCTTGCAACCACGTGTCATTGAAACGGTCGTGACGCCAGAGCCAATCATCGTTGAAACTTTGACGCCACGACCAGGGTTGGCTGTGCCAATTGAGTTACCGGTGCGAGATGCGCCTGTGACCGCAGCCACTGATCAAGAAGCAACTAACCCAAGTGCAGCAGCTGAGGTCACTGAAGTGACCTCAGCCACTAATTTAGCCACTGGTCTCACAAAAACGCGTAAAACTTGGTCACAACGTTGGAATGAATTTATGGCCAACTTCCGTTCAGTCGATGAAGATTTCTTTGAGGATTTAGAAGAGACCTTAATTAAAGCTGATGTTGGGGCTGAAACGGCCTTTAAGTTAACCGAAGAATTACGGCAAGAGGCAAAACTTGAAAATGCCAAATCACGTGATGAAGTCTCCCGGTTGGTGGTTGAAAAACTCGTTGCACATTATCAAACCCAGGGAATTGGGGAAGATGCTTCGATGCATTTTGCGCCTGCAGGTCCGACGGTTATCTTGTTCGTTGGAGTCAACGGGGTTGGTAAGACAACAACGATTGGTAAGTTGGCCGCACGCTATAAGGGTGAGGGTAAGAAGGTGCTGTTAGCAGCCGCCGATACTTTTAGAGCCGGTGCCACGCAACAATTACAAGAATGGGGCAAGCGTGACGGTGTTGAAGTGATTGCGGGTGCTGCAAAAGCTGACCCAGCTTCAGTCGTTTATGATGGTGTTCGGGCGGCGATTGCTCAACAAGCTGATATCTTGTTTGTTGATACAGCGGGTCGTTTGCAAAATAACGTGAATTTGATGCAGGAATTAGAAAAGATGAAGCGCATCATCTCACGTGAATTGCCCAATGAACCCAGTGAAGTGTTGTTAGTATTGGATGCAACCACTGGCCAAAACGCATTGCAACAAGCCAAATTGTTTAAAAATTCGACGGATGTTACCGGGATTGTGTTAACAAAGTTGGATGGGACAGCCAAGGGTGGGATTGTCCTGCCAATTCGTAACGAATTACACCTCCCAGTGAAGTGGGTTGGTTTGGGTGAGCAAGTCGGTGATTTGCAACCATTTGCTGCCGATGATTTCGCCAAGAGTTTATTCGGCGATTTATTGGAGAATTAA
- a CDS encoding putative DNA-binding protein: MELEKNTRLNALFDFYRPLLTAKQADYLELYYADDFSLGEIAEEFEVSRQAVYDNVKRSTQLLEDYETKLQLYADYLKRTAAAAALSQYIAQHYRGDNELAQLAYKLETLEEE, translated from the coding sequence ATGGAGTTAGAAAAAAATACGCGGTTAAATGCGTTGTTTGATTTTTATCGACCATTACTGACCGCCAAGCAAGCGGATTATTTGGAATTATACTATGCCGATGATTTCTCATTGGGGGAAATTGCGGAAGAATTTGAGGTTTCACGCCAGGCCGTGTATGATAACGTCAAGCGGAGTACGCAACTATTGGAAGATTACGAGACCAAGTTGCAGCTGTATGCGGACTATTTGAAACGCACTGCCGCAGCCGCAGCCTTGAGTCAATATATTGCCCAACATTACCGTGGTGACAATGAATTGGCACAATTAGCATATAAACTAGAAACATTAGAAGAAGAGTAG
- the ffh gene encoding signal recognition particle protein, translated as MAFEGLTERLQNALSGLRRKGKVTDADLRETMREIRVALLEADVNFNVVKDFVRNVRERAAGAKVLDGLNPAQQIVSIVNEELTAMMGESDVPLNKSPKIPTVIMMVGLQGAGKTTTAGKLALKLKNEQNARPLMIAADVYRPAAIDQLKTLGEQIDVPVFEMGTDVNPREIVRQGMAKAAELKADYVFIDAAGRLQIDEALMQELVDVKEIAQPDEILLVVDAMTGQNAVETAEGFNGRLDITGVVLTKLDGDTRGGAALSIRAVTGKPIKFVGQGEKMTDLDIFYPDRMASRILGMGDLLTLIEKAQKDFDEKQAEVQMEKMRQNTFDFNDFIEQMEQVQNMGPIEDLMKMIPGMANNPALKNLKVDPKDIAHIKAVVMSMTPAEREDPELLKRPSRKRRLAAGAGRPVEEVNRMLKQFNQMKTMMSKVMNGDTGQMEQMMNAMGGGMPGMGGLPGMPGMGGNGGGLGQKVQQMAMKRMARQIQKNKKKRKR; from the coding sequence ATGGCTTTCGAAGGACTAACTGAGCGTCTCCAAAACGCCTTGAGTGGTTTGCGTCGCAAGGGTAAGGTAACAGATGCAGATTTGCGTGAAACGATGCGTGAGATTCGGGTAGCGTTGCTTGAAGCCGACGTTAATTTTAACGTCGTCAAAGATTTTGTACGCAATGTGCGCGAACGGGCAGCCGGTGCTAAGGTACTGGATGGCTTGAATCCAGCCCAACAGATTGTTTCAATTGTTAATGAAGAATTGACGGCAATGATGGGTGAATCAGATGTACCTCTGAACAAATCACCTAAGATTCCAACGGTGATTATGATGGTTGGGTTACAGGGTGCTGGTAAGACGACCACAGCTGGTAAGTTGGCCTTGAAGTTAAAGAACGAGCAAAACGCCCGTCCATTGATGATTGCGGCCGACGTTTACCGACCAGCCGCCATTGACCAATTAAAAACTTTGGGTGAACAAATTGATGTGCCTGTTTTTGAAATGGGTACCGATGTCAACCCGCGTGAGATCGTCCGTCAAGGGATGGCTAAGGCCGCAGAATTAAAGGCAGACTATGTCTTTATCGATGCCGCAGGGCGTTTACAAATTGACGAAGCGTTGATGCAAGAATTGGTTGATGTCAAAGAAATTGCCCAACCTGATGAAATTTTGTTGGTTGTCGATGCAATGACCGGTCAAAACGCGGTTGAAACGGCTGAAGGATTTAATGGCCGTTTGGATATTACTGGTGTCGTTTTGACAAAGTTGGATGGTGACACCCGTGGTGGTGCGGCCTTATCAATTCGTGCCGTGACAGGCAAGCCAATCAAGTTTGTCGGTCAAGGTGAAAAGATGACTGATTTGGATATTTTTTATCCAGATCGTATGGCCTCACGTATCCTCGGGATGGGTGACTTGCTCACATTGATTGAAAAGGCCCAAAAGGACTTTGATGAAAAGCAAGCCGAAGTCCAAATGGAGAAGATGCGACAAAACACCTTCGACTTTAATGATTTTATTGAGCAAATGGAACAAGTGCAAAACATGGGGCCAATTGAAGACCTGATGAAGATGATTCCGGGGATGGCTAATAATCCTGCCTTAAAGAACCTGAAGGTGGATCCAAAGGACATCGCGCACATTAAGGCGGTGGTCATGTCAATGACCCCGGCTGAACGCGAAGATCCTGAATTGCTGAAGCGGCCATCACGTAAGCGTCGTTTGGCAGCTGGTGCTGGTCGTCCAGTTGAGGAAGTGAATCGCATGTTGAAGCAATTCAACCAAATGAAGACCATGATGAGTAAGGTCATGAATGGCGATACTGGTCAAATGGAACAAATGATGAATGCCATGGGTGGCGGTATGCCAGGCATGGGCGGCTTACCAGGCATGCCAGGTATGGGTGGTAATGGTGGTGGCTTGGGCCAAAAGGTGCAACAAATGGCCATGAAGCGCATGGCACGCCAAATTCAAAAAAATAAAAAGAAACGTAAGCGTTAA
- a CDS encoding class Ib ribonucleoside-diphosphate reductase assembly flavoprotein NrdI has product MKIRLLYISVSGNTRHFVTNLATYGNEIGDYEFEPVEISDASVDNIETDPFFVFVPTYLDGGNGIHSGVKEIMTNALSDQIDFNRGSQKLLGVVGSGNKNFNAQYILTARRYAVEFHAPMIAEYELRGTNRDLERVYAHMTHRIKEYLAEHTPSPSDLRLVRLADHVQGEGVLIDDTHHLVSQILVPDLHDCSELTQITEVVHPEEVYSAQGNLISVQHYWLWPVQGKKLAFPAAALTHEVVSD; this is encoded by the coding sequence ATGAAAATTCGCCTACTCTACATTTCAGTCTCTGGTAATACTCGTCATTTCGTCACTAATCTAGCCACCTACGGTAATGAAATCGGCGACTACGAGTTTGAACCTGTCGAAATTTCTGATGCCAGCGTCGATAATATCGAAACTGATCCTTTCTTCGTCTTCGTACCAACCTATTTAGATGGCGGTAATGGTATTCACTCTGGCGTCAAAGAAATCATGACGAATGCGCTTTCCGATCAAATTGACTTTAATCGTGGTTCACAAAAACTCCTTGGAGTTGTGGGCTCTGGTAACAAAAACTTTAACGCGCAATACATTTTGACAGCCCGGCGATATGCCGTTGAGTTTCATGCACCCATGATTGCCGAATATGAATTACGTGGTACAAACCGTGATCTAGAGCGCGTCTATGCTCACATGACGCATCGCATCAAAGAATACCTAGCTGAGCATACCCCAAGTCCATCTGATTTACGGCTAGTGCGTTTAGCGGACCATGTCCAAGGTGAAGGTGTGCTCATTGACGATACGCACCATTTGGTATCACAGATTTTGGTGCCCGACCTTCATGATTGCAGCGAACTCACTCAGATCACTGAGGTCGTTCACCCTGAAGAAGTCTACTCAGCGCAAGGCAATTTAATCTCTGTTCAACACTATTGGCTCTGGCCAGTTCAAGGCAAGAAACTTGCCTTTCCAGCTGCTGCCTTGACCCATGAGGTAGTTAGCGATTAG
- the nrdE gene encoding class 1b ribonucleoside-diphosphate reductase subunit alpha, producing the protein MALTTIDQDNVTYFDLNNELNIPKNNSIQLDKDQEALAAFIRENVDPNTLQFDNLRARFDYLIENDFVDADMVNRYRFEFIERLYDYLKVQDFHFKSFMAAYKFYAQYAIKTNDSQFYIENYIDRVAMNALFYGNGNEKLALQLADEMIHQRYQPATPSFLNAGRSRRGELVSCFVLQATDDMNSIGRTINSALQLSKIGGGVGINLSNLREAGAPIKGIANAASGVVPVMKLLEDSFTYSNQMGQRQGAGVVYLSVFHPDIMGFLSTKKENADEKIRVKTLSLGLTVPDKFYDLIRMNADMFLFSPYDVEQVYGEPFNYIDLTKEYDNMVADHRIKKYKIRARDLENEISKMQQESGYPYIINLDTVNAANPVHGKVVSSNLCSEILQIQRASEIGNMQNYIKMGADISCNLGSTNVVNMMETDDFETSVDAMVRALSFVSDNSKLDIVPSVEQGNREMHAIGLGAMGLAGFFAKNHMHYGDEEALDFTNVYFMMLNYYTLKASNKIAKERKETFYEFEKSAYADGSYFDKYLAQDWGPKTPKVKEIFAKHAVPTVYDWSELMASVRTYGLYNAYRMAIAPTGSISYINDATASLHPIINKIEERQEKKIGKIYYPAPYLSNDTLPYYQSAYDMDMRRVIDVYATAQEHIDQGMALTLFMRSSIPEGLYEWKNGRTDKMTTRDLNILRMYAYHKKIKSVYYVRTYTDDEQEMGVNECESCSI; encoded by the coding sequence ATGGCTTTAACAACGATTGATCAAGATAATGTGACTTATTTTGATTTGAATAATGAATTGAATATCCCAAAGAACAATAGTATCCAACTAGATAAGGACCAGGAAGCCTTGGCAGCGTTCATTCGTGAAAATGTGGATCCAAATACCTTGCAATTTGATAATTTACGGGCGCGGTTCGATTACCTGATTGAAAACGATTTTGTCGATGCTGATATGGTCAATCGCTACCGGTTTGAGTTTATCGAGCGTTTGTATGACTACTTAAAGGTCCAAGATTTCCACTTTAAGTCATTTATGGCTGCCTATAAGTTTTACGCTCAATATGCCATTAAGACCAATGATAGTCAGTTTTACATTGAAAACTACATCGATCGGGTGGCCATGAATGCATTGTTTTATGGTAACGGTAATGAAAAATTGGCCTTACAACTGGCTGATGAAATGATTCATCAACGTTACCAACCTGCAACGCCTTCCTTCCTGAATGCTGGTCGTTCTCGCCGTGGTGAATTGGTTTCTTGTTTCGTCCTCCAAGCGACTGATGATATGAATTCAATCGGTCGTACCATTAATTCTGCTTTGCAATTGTCAAAGATTGGTGGTGGTGTGGGTATCAACTTGAGTAACTTGCGCGAAGCAGGTGCCCCCATTAAGGGGATTGCCAACGCGGCTTCAGGTGTTGTGCCAGTGATGAAGTTATTGGAAGACTCATTTACTTACTCAAATCAAATGGGGCAACGGCAAGGGGCTGGTGTGGTCTACTTATCCGTCTTCCATCCAGATATTATGGGCTTCCTTTCAACTAAGAAAGAAAACGCCGACGAAAAAATTCGTGTGAAAACCCTGTCACTTGGGTTGACAGTGCCCGACAAGTTCTATGACTTGATCCGCATGAATGCTGATATGTTCTTGTTCTCACCATATGATGTTGAACAAGTTTATGGTGAGCCATTCAATTATATTGACCTTACTAAAGAATATGACAACATGGTGGCCGATCACCGGATTAAGAAGTACAAGATTCGGGCACGTGATTTAGAAAATGAAATTTCAAAGATGCAACAAGAATCAGGTTACCCATATATTATCAATCTTGATACAGTGAACGCGGCTAATCCAGTTCATGGTAAAGTGGTGTCATCAAATCTCTGTTCTGAAATTTTACAAATTCAACGGGCCTCTGAGATTGGTAACATGCAAAACTATATCAAGATGGGTGCCGATATTTCATGTAACCTTGGTTCGACTAACGTGGTTAACATGATGGAGACTGACGATTTTGAGACCTCAGTTGACGCCATGGTTCGGGCATTATCATTTGTTTCCGATAACTCAAAGCTAGATATTGTACCCTCAGTTGAACAAGGGAATCGTGAAATGCATGCCATCGGACTGGGTGCCATGGGATTGGCCGGCTTCTTTGCGAAGAACCACATGCACTACGGCGATGAAGAAGCTTTGGACTTTACGAATGTCTACTTCATGATGTTAAACTACTACACCTTAAAGGCTTCAAACAAAATTGCCAAGGAACGCAAGGAAACGTTCTATGAATTTGAAAAGTCAGCTTATGCTGATGGTTCATACTTTGATAAGTACCTGGCGCAAGATTGGGGTCCCAAGACACCAAAGGTCAAGGAAATCTTTGCCAAGCATGCTGTGCCAACAGTGTATGACTGGTCAGAATTGATGGCCTCAGTCCGTACGTATGGCTTATACAATGCATACCGGATGGCCATTGCACCAACCGGCTCAATTTCATATATTAACGATGCGACGGCGTCATTGCACCCAATCATTAACAAGATTGAGGAGCGACAAGAAAAGAAGATTGGTAAGATCTACTATCCCGCACCATATTTGAGCAATGATACTCTGCCATATTACCAATCAGCGTATGATATGGATATGCGACGCGTCATTGATGTTTACGCCACGGCCCAAGAGCATATCGATCAGGGGATGGCTCTGACACTATTCATGCGCTCATCAATTCCTGAAGGTTTGTACGAGTGGAAGAATGGTCGGACGGACAAAATGACGACGCGAGATTTGAATATTTTGCGGATGTACGCATATCACAAGAAGATTAAGTCAGTATACTATGTCCGTACTTACACCGATGATGAACAAGAAATGGGTGTTAATGAATGTGAAAGCTGCTCAATTTAA
- the nrdF gene encoding class 1b ribonucleoside-diphosphate reductase subunit beta, giving the protein MTDKYIAINWNDIEDRIDKATWEKLTEQFWLDTRIPLSNDLDDWRKMTDGEHYLVGHVFGGLTLLDTLQSQDGMSSLKAAVRTQHEEAVLNNIEFMESVHAKSYSSIFETLNSPAEIEEIFNWTGSDDYLQFKAQRINNIYQTGTDLQKKIASVFLETFLFYSGFYTPLYYLGHNKLNNVAEIIKLILRDESVHGTYIGYKFQLGFNELPETEQDKLKMWMYDLLMELYANEEKYTHELYDGVGWTESVLTFIRYNANKALMNLGQDPLFPDGAEDVNPIVMNGISTTTSNHDFFSQVGNGYRLGQLEVMEDDDYNYGLND; this is encoded by the coding sequence ATGACGGATAAGTATATTGCAATCAATTGGAATGATATTGAGGACCGAATTGATAAAGCAACTTGGGAAAAATTAACAGAACAATTTTGGTTGGATACGCGTATTCCGCTATCAAATGATTTAGATGATTGGCGTAAGATGACAGATGGCGAACACTACCTTGTTGGGCATGTGTTTGGTGGCTTGACATTGCTTGATACATTACAATCACAAGATGGTATGTCATCATTGAAGGCCGCAGTGCGGACCCAGCACGAAGAAGCTGTCCTGAATAATATCGAATTCATGGAATCGGTGCATGCTAAGTCATATTCATCGATTTTTGAAACCTTAAATTCACCAGCTGAGATTGAAGAGATTTTTAACTGGACGGGTTCTGATGATTACCTGCAATTTAAAGCGCAACGGATTAACAATATTTACCAAACAGGAACTGATCTGCAAAAGAAAATTGCGTCAGTCTTTCTCGAAACATTTTTGTTCTATTCTGGTTTCTACACGCCATTGTACTATCTTGGCCACAACAAACTGAACAACGTGGCCGAAATTATTAAGCTGATTTTGCGTGACGAGTCGGTCCACGGGACTTATATTGGTTACAAGTTCCAACTGGGCTTCAACGAACTACCCGAAACCGAGCAAGACAAGTTGAAGATGTGGATGTATGATTTGTTGATGGAACTTTATGCGAATGAAGAAAAGTACACGCACGAACTATACGATGGCGTCGGTTGGACTGAATCCGTTTTGACCTTCATTCGATACAATGCGAATAAGGCATTAATGAATTTAGGGCAAGATCCGTTGTTCCCTGATGGCGCCGAGGATGTGAACCCAATCGTGATGAATGGTATTTCAACGACGACTTCAAATCATGATTTCTTTTCACAAGTTGGTAATGGGTACCGCTTGGGGCAATTGGAAGTCATGGAAGATGATGATTACAACTACGGTTTGAATGACTAA